A portion of the Granulosicoccus antarcticus IMCC3135 genome contains these proteins:
- a CDS encoding ABC transporter permease codes for MALYSDFFDSMGLRDWCDAGTTGGPQTMADLLARTHSGEASEASQIVFPSLDVLHSACSVIPRTRDFTAGLEHYFLSVKDPVKSVLGPLTQPLSWALQGALDLVHDLPWWLLVLTLIVIVQLAAKRVRITVFTALVFAILAFIDHLEPALQTLAIILVCTFICVLVGVPIGIMMSRSSRLERLAIPVLDMLQTLPTFVYLIPLIFLFSVTEPKLYGIAIILYAIVPAIRLTNLGIRLVDKDVLEAADAFGMTARQKLIRVEFPLALPNIMAGVNQTIMMSLSMVVIASLVSAPGLGALVLRGINKLELGVGLVAGLGIVLLAIMLDRVSKAALERINKSHKA; via the coding sequence ATGGCACTATATAGCGATTTTTTTGATTCAATGGGTCTGCGCGATTGGTGCGATGCAGGTACGACTGGTGGTCCTCAGACGATGGCCGATCTTCTTGCTCGCACCCATTCGGGTGAGGCTTCCGAAGCTTCCCAGATCGTCTTTCCCTCGTTGGATGTACTGCACAGCGCCTGCAGTGTCATTCCTCGAACTCGCGACTTTACCGCGGGGCTCGAGCATTACTTTCTCAGTGTCAAAGACCCGGTAAAATCAGTGTTGGGTCCGCTGACGCAGCCACTCAGCTGGGCGCTACAAGGTGCACTTGATCTTGTGCATGACTTGCCATGGTGGCTGCTGGTTCTGACGCTTATAGTCATAGTGCAACTTGCAGCAAAGCGGGTACGAATCACGGTGTTCACCGCTCTTGTCTTCGCCATTCTGGCCTTCATTGATCATCTGGAACCCGCGTTGCAAACGTTGGCGATTATTCTGGTGTGTACGTTTATTTGCGTACTTGTTGGTGTGCCGATCGGGATAATGATGTCAAGAAGCTCTCGGCTTGAAAGGCTGGCAATTCCAGTACTCGATATGCTTCAGACCCTGCCAACATTTGTCTACCTGATACCACTTATTTTTTTGTTCAGCGTCACCGAGCCGAAGCTCTACGGTATCGCCATCATTCTCTATGCAATCGTCCCCGCCATCCGCTTGACCAATTTGGGAATCCGCCTGGTGGACAAGGATGTACTGGAGGCGGCAGATGCCTTCGGTATGACCGCCAGGCAAAAACTGATACGCGTCGAATTTCCACTGGCACTGCCCAATATCATGGCAGGGGTGAACCAGACCATCATGATGTCTCTTTCCATGGTGGTTATCGCCTCGCTGGTATCGGCTCCTGGCCTGGGTGCTCTGGTTTTGCGCGGTATCAACAAGCTGGAGCTTGGCGTTGGTCTGGTGGCAGGCTTGGGTATTGTGCTACTCGCCATTATGCTGGATCGTGTCAGCAAGGCTGCACTCGAGCGCATCAACAAGTCACATAAGGCATGA
- a CDS encoding betaine/proline/choline family ABC transporter ATP-binding protein (Members of the family are the ATP-binding subunit of ABC transporters for substrates such as betaine, L-proline or other amino acids, choline, carnitine, etc. The substrate specificity is best determined from the substrate-binding subunit, rather than this subunit, as it interacts with the permease subunit and not with substrate directly.), with product MDKTDSHISIRGLYKIFGTEAEAMLPLAKSGMSKSDMLAQHKQVLGLRNINIEIMKGEITVVMGLSGSGKSTLIRHLNRLIDPTDGEILVNGNDVLKLDENELRTLRRTQMSMVFQKFALLPHETVLQNTGLARNVRGEDIVETDKVARKWLKRVGLEGSENLYPNQLSGGMQQRVGLARALTSDSELMLMDEAYSALDPLIRSSMQDLLLDLQKDLKKTVIFITHDLDEALKLADHLVILKDGEIVQQGEPQGILLSPADPYIEDFVSDINRARVIRVGSVMNEDRSTVTDLKIDEQATLEQAILVAQGQAETSLTVMRGHTRIGTLKMSDVLRALVPRRSSTNS from the coding sequence ATGGATAAGACTGACAGCCATATTTCGATCCGAGGCCTCTACAAGATCTTCGGGACCGAGGCTGAGGCTATGTTGCCTCTAGCCAAGAGTGGCATGAGTAAATCTGACATGCTTGCGCAGCATAAGCAGGTTTTGGGGCTGCGTAATATCAATATCGAGATCATGAAGGGAGAAATCACTGTCGTCATGGGATTGTCCGGCTCTGGGAAATCCACTCTGATCCGCCATCTCAATCGTCTGATTGATCCTACCGATGGCGAAATTCTTGTCAATGGTAACGATGTATTGAAGCTGGATGAGAATGAGTTGCGCACACTGCGACGCACACAGATGTCGATGGTGTTCCAGAAATTTGCGTTGCTACCGCACGAAACCGTTCTGCAAAATACCGGCCTTGCGCGTAACGTTCGAGGAGAAGATATTGTTGAAACTGACAAGGTCGCACGCAAGTGGTTGAAGCGGGTAGGGCTGGAAGGGTCTGAGAATCTTTATCCCAATCAGTTGTCTGGAGGAATGCAACAGCGTGTGGGACTGGCACGTGCGCTGACCTCTGATTCCGAGTTGATGCTGATGGATGAGGCTTATTCAGCTCTCGATCCATTGATCCGGTCCAGCATGCAGGATCTATTACTCGATCTTCAAAAAGATCTGAAAAAGACGGTTATATTCATCACACATGACCTGGATGAGGCATTGAAGCTGGCCGATCATCTGGTGATCCTGAAGGATGGCGAGATCGTTCAGCAAGGTGAGCCACAGGGCATCTTGTTGAGCCCGGCTGATCCCTACATCGAAGACTTTGTCAGTGATATCAACCGAGCGCGAGTTATTCGGGTCGGATCGGTTATGAATGAAGATAGGTCCACTGTCACAGACTTGAAGATTGATGAGCAGGCAACATTGGAACAGGCCATTCTGGTGGCTCAAGGGCAGGCCGAAACCTCACTGACAGTGATGAGAGGCCATACACGAATAGGCACGCTCAAAATGTCGGATGTGCTCAGAGCGCTGGTCCCTCGGCGCTCTAGCACGAATTCCTAG
- a CDS encoding ester cyclase, which yields MTTPEQNRKNVIAFYEMMFNDCEPAEAIKRYVGEEYIQHNVHVTSGKQGFIDYFIRMADEFPGKHVDIKRSFVDGNHVILHCHQIWPEGLEYAGIDIFRVDDAGKIVEHWDVLQVIPAESANDNGMF from the coding sequence ATGACAACGCCTGAACAGAACAGAAAGAACGTCATCGCATTCTACGAAATGATGTTCAATGACTGCGAGCCGGCGGAAGCCATAAAGCGCTACGTCGGTGAAGAGTACATTCAGCACAATGTACATGTGACATCTGGCAAGCAGGGGTTCATCGACTATTTCATCCGTATGGCCGATGAATTCCCGGGCAAGCATGTCGACATAAAACGCAGCTTCGTCGATGGAAACCATGTGATCCTGCATTGCCACCAGATCTGGCCTGAAGGACTGGAATATGCCGGTATCGATATATTTCGTGTCGACGATGCCGGCAAGATTGTCGAACACTGGGATGTGCTGCAAGTGATTCCGGCAGAAAGCGCTAACGATAATGGGATGTTCTAG
- a CDS encoding aldehyde dehydrogenase: MNTSLLIAGQDMPATNNQTYQRHDPVTGEVATTAAAASVEDALKAARAAAAAYPAWSATGPSERRALLMKAADALEASTDRIIQCMITETGSTGPWAGFNCMLGAGILREAAAMTTQITGEIIPANKPGTLSMAQRKSLGVCLGIAPWNAPVILGVRAVAMAIACGNTAILKSSELCPATHLAIGEAFREAGFPEGVMNVISNDPADAAEIVAALIAAPEVRHINFTGSTSVGRIIAVKAAEQLKPVLLELGGKAPLVILDDADVQAAVNGAAFGSFMNQGQICMSTERVIVQEGIADEFIAAFAAKANALPAGNPREKVVLGSLVTSAAAEKMDALIADAIAKGGKVIAGGKRNGTIVEATLIDNVTPDMRIYSEESFGPVKPIIRVSSDQEAIDVANDTAYGLSAAVYSNNIQRALAVADQIESGICHINGPTVADEAQMPFGGVKDSGYGRFGGKAAIDAFTSVRWVTIEDPHQHFPF; this comes from the coding sequence ATGAACACTTCTCTATTGATCGCAGGCCAGGACATGCCCGCAACTAACAACCAAACCTATCAACGGCATGATCCAGTCACCGGTGAGGTTGCCACCACTGCAGCTGCAGCCAGTGTTGAAGACGCACTGAAAGCCGCTCGAGCGGCAGCTGCGGCCTATCCCGCCTGGTCGGCCACCGGGCCAAGTGAGCGTCGTGCTTTGCTGATGAAAGCTGCTGACGCTCTGGAGGCGAGTACGGATCGGATTATTCAGTGCATGATCACCGAAACCGGATCCACCGGGCCCTGGGCCGGTTTCAACTGTATGTTAGGTGCTGGAATTCTGCGAGAAGCAGCTGCCATGACGACGCAGATAACCGGTGAAATCATCCCTGCCAACAAGCCCGGCACTTTGTCCATGGCGCAACGCAAGTCGCTTGGCGTTTGTCTGGGAATTGCCCCTTGGAACGCCCCTGTGATCCTTGGCGTACGTGCTGTTGCCATGGCCATCGCCTGTGGTAACACTGCCATTTTGAAATCATCAGAACTCTGCCCAGCCACTCATCTGGCCATCGGCGAGGCCTTCAGAGAAGCTGGCTTTCCCGAGGGTGTCATGAACGTTATCAGCAATGATCCTGCAGATGCGGCAGAGATTGTCGCGGCATTGATTGCGGCACCTGAGGTACGGCACATCAACTTCACAGGCTCCACCAGTGTTGGCCGCATCATCGCTGTAAAGGCGGCAGAACAACTGAAACCGGTATTGCTGGAATTGGGTGGCAAGGCCCCTCTGGTCATTCTCGACGATGCCGACGTACAGGCCGCCGTCAATGGCGCAGCCTTCGGCTCATTCATGAACCAGGGCCAGATTTGCATGTCCACTGAACGTGTCATTGTGCAAGAGGGTATTGCCGATGAATTCATTGCAGCCTTTGCTGCCAAGGCCAATGCCCTGCCAGCGGGAAATCCTCGCGAAAAGGTGGTTCTGGGTTCTCTGGTTACATCGGCTGCCGCGGAAAAAATGGACGCCCTGATCGCCGATGCCATTGCCAAAGGCGGTAAAGTCATTGCCGGCGGCAAACGCAACGGCACCATCGTAGAGGCAACCTTGATCGACAATGTCACACCAGACATGAGAATCTATTCAGAAGAAAGTTTCGGGCCGGTCAAGCCAATCATCCGAGTCAGCAGCGATCAGGAAGCCATTGACGTAGCCAACGATACAGCCTACGGATTGTCGGCGGCTGTCTATAGCAACAACATCCAGCGAGCATTGGCGGTTGCCGACCAGATAGAGAGCGGGATATGCCACATCAATGGTCCCACTGTTGCCGATGAAGCCCAGATGCCTTTCGGAGGAGTGAAAGACAGTGGTTACGGACGTTTTGGAGGCAAGGCCGCCATTGATGCCTTCACTTCGGTACGCTGGGTAACCATTGAAGATCCGCATCAGCACTTTCCTTTCTGA
- a CDS encoding coniferyl-alcohol dehydrogenase, translated as MLQGKNIVITGAASGIGKRTAELALSMGANVYGVDRNQPDQLSGQFLQADLGTQQGVDALIEQLPKGIDALANVAGLSGTAGVAPTLAVNFLGLRALSLGLAPKMNQYASVINVASVAGFGWRMNLQRAKAAVAVQGFPDPATFASDHGVTDEIAYPTSKEFLLLWSYQAAHNPVFKDRNIRVNAVSPGPVETPILTQFRSVLGDERVNSDIDKVGRAGTANDIAPSILFLASDGSRWVNGSNLACDGGLEAAILADVMEF; from the coding sequence ATGCTACAGGGTAAGAACATTGTCATTACCGGTGCCGCCTCAGGTATCGGCAAACGTACGGCCGAACTGGCGCTGTCCATGGGGGCCAATGTCTACGGTGTGGACAGGAATCAGCCCGATCAGCTCAGCGGTCAATTTTTGCAAGCAGACCTGGGCACACAACAAGGCGTCGATGCGCTCATTGAGCAGTTGCCCAAGGGTATCGATGCACTGGCCAATGTTGCGGGCCTGTCCGGCACCGCAGGCGTTGCTCCAACGCTTGCCGTCAATTTCCTGGGCTTACGTGCGCTGTCACTGGGGCTTGCGCCGAAGATGAACCAATATGCCTCTGTAATCAATGTCGCCTCCGTTGCAGGCTTTGGCTGGCGAATGAATCTGCAACGCGCCAAAGCTGCCGTGGCCGTTCAAGGATTTCCGGACCCAGCCACTTTTGCCTCTGATCATGGTGTCACGGATGAAATCGCCTACCCGACCTCCAAGGAGTTCCTGCTGCTCTGGAGCTATCAGGCCGCTCACAACCCCGTTTTCAAGGATCGCAACATACGCGTCAATGCTGTCAGCCCTGGTCCCGTGGAAACACCGATACTCACGCAATTCCGCTCGGTACTGGGCGACGAACGGGTGAACAGTGACATTGACAAGGTAGGTCGAGCTGGCACCGCCAATGATATTGCCCCCTCTATCCTCTTTCTGGCATCAGATGGTTCTCGTTGGGTCAACGGTAGCAACCTTGCCTGCGATGGCGGGCTCGAAGCCGCAATTCTTGCCGATGTAATGGAATTCTAA
- a CDS encoding aldehyde dehydrogenase family protein, producing the protein MHKIAVNQETHVSSMEPGETSCDLDHCQHLIASAAAAFPAWSSTTSLYRASKLIALSQVIKAWSDTFCDSMIREIGTPRTWAEHNVEFAVEMLEAVASYADEVDRIETIPDEKGVISRAERTPCGVCLGIAPWNAPLILGIRAIAAPLLCGNTVLLKGNEIAPQTFRLLGDAIRESGLPEGVAEVFLTRSQDSEPIVEALIKSPVVRRVNFTGSTRVGRRVAELCASHLKRSLLELGGQATMVVLEDADLEAASEAALRGAYLNQGQICMSTERLIVADSVADALIKRIEAGRAQMVVGNPKAADTQIGPVISLEAADRLSGLINDAVSKGANLVGGGGIRDAFVEPTLLDRVEPDMRVYNEEVFGPLLSITRVANDQEAITIANDSEYGLAVAIFSRDVSRALAVAGKLHSGICHINRATVDDNPHAPFGGVKSSGYGRFGGRWALHEFTELRWITLSETDNSRA; encoded by the coding sequence ATGCATAAAATTGCAGTAAATCAAGAGACGCATGTGTCCTCTATGGAGCCTGGCGAAACAAGCTGTGATCTGGATCACTGCCAGCATCTGATCGCCAGTGCAGCCGCCGCTTTCCCGGCATGGTCTTCCACCACCTCCCTGTACCGCGCCAGCAAACTGATCGCCTTGTCTCAGGTTATCAAGGCGTGGTCCGACACGTTTTGCGATTCCATGATTCGGGAAATCGGCACCCCCCGAACCTGGGCTGAACACAATGTGGAATTCGCCGTTGAGATGCTCGAAGCGGTGGCCAGTTATGCCGATGAAGTTGATCGCATCGAGACAATTCCCGACGAAAAAGGCGTCATCAGTCGAGCTGAACGAACGCCCTGTGGCGTGTGTCTCGGCATTGCCCCATGGAACGCACCTTTGATTCTTGGTATCCGGGCCATTGCAGCGCCTTTGTTGTGTGGCAATACCGTATTGCTCAAAGGCAACGAAATCGCACCGCAGACCTTCAGGTTGCTCGGCGATGCCATCCGCGAATCAGGACTTCCAGAAGGCGTCGCCGAGGTCTTCCTCACGCGCTCTCAGGATAGCGAACCCATCGTAGAAGCATTAATCAAATCACCAGTTGTTCGCCGAGTCAATTTCACAGGCTCTACCCGTGTGGGTCGACGTGTGGCGGAATTGTGCGCCAGTCATTTGAAGCGTTCACTACTGGAACTCGGCGGTCAAGCCACCATGGTGGTACTGGAGGATGCGGATCTGGAAGCGGCATCAGAGGCAGCTCTGCGTGGCGCCTATCTGAATCAGGGCCAGATCTGTATGTCCACCGAACGCCTGATCGTGGCCGATTCCGTTGCTGACGCACTGATCAAACGCATCGAAGCCGGTCGTGCACAAATGGTCGTGGGGAATCCGAAGGCAGCTGATACACAAATTGGTCCCGTCATTAGTCTTGAGGCGGCGGACAGGCTGTCTGGATTGATCAACGATGCTGTATCCAAGGGCGCCAACCTCGTTGGAGGAGGAGGTATTCGCGATGCGTTCGTGGAACCCACTTTGCTCGACCGTGTCGAGCCTGACATGCGCGTCTACAATGAAGAAGTCTTCGGCCCGCTGTTATCGATTACGCGGGTGGCGAACGATCAGGAGGCCATCACCATAGCCAATGACAGTGAATACGGCCTGGCAGTGGCCATATTCAGTCGCGATGTTTCCAGAGCCCTCGCCGTTGCCGGAAAGTTGCACAGCGGCATTTGCCATATCAACCGGGCAACCGTGGATGACAACCCGCATGCCCCTTTTGGCGGCGTGAAATCCAGCGGCTACGGCCGCTTTGGCGGACGCTGGGCACTGCATGAATTTACTGAACTGAGATGGATCACCCTCTCGGAAACAGACAATAGCCGCGCCTGA
- a CDS encoding AraC family transcriptional regulator, translating to MTIAYTTVQDELEALHDRTLRLRVADEFSTLIFLKQGQLSWGVEGQGIKGPGLCYWPQGQRPVLTLGAGGSVRILGLSDNCILDAMGARAESVHLRMLVEYPFCVSVTDPKNLTQVIALFDWYGDEYHDVERRSPMSLAAYLRLIFVSALRIYRPEPAEAGADQTSILRQFRHLVELHYREHWLVPRYADELGVERDRLHRICKRETGRSPAELVYERLTAEAKARLEMSGFPLKKIAADLGFADATRFSHFFKRRTEISPGAYRAIVSAPDADDLVELKRGFADWP from the coding sequence ATGACGATCGCATACACCACCGTGCAGGATGAATTGGAAGCCCTGCATGACAGAACCCTGCGGCTGCGGGTCGCTGATGAATTCTCCACGCTGATTTTTCTGAAACAGGGGCAGCTGTCTTGGGGGGTGGAGGGGCAGGGTATAAAGGGGCCTGGCTTGTGCTATTGGCCACAAGGGCAGCGTCCGGTTCTGACTCTGGGCGCTGGCGGCAGTGTTCGCATTCTGGGGCTGAGTGACAATTGCATTCTCGATGCCATGGGCGCGCGTGCAGAGTCGGTTCATCTACGCATGCTAGTCGAGTATCCATTCTGTGTGTCGGTAACCGACCCGAAGAACCTGACTCAGGTCATCGCCCTGTTTGATTGGTACGGCGATGAGTATCATGATGTGGAGCGTCGCTCACCGATGTCGCTGGCTGCTTATCTTCGGCTGATCTTCGTCAGTGCGTTGCGAATCTATCGGCCTGAACCCGCTGAGGCTGGTGCTGATCAAACCAGCATATTGCGCCAGTTTCGACACCTGGTCGAATTGCATTACAGGGAGCACTGGCTAGTGCCACGGTATGCCGATGAGCTGGGTGTGGAGCGTGATCGCTTGCATCGCATCTGCAAGCGCGAAACCGGGCGCAGCCCGGCAGAGCTGGTTTATGAGCGACTGACCGCCGAGGCCAAGGCGCGGCTTGAGATGTCCGGTTTCCCGTTGAAAAAGATTGCCGCAGATCTGGGCTTTGCCGATGCAACGCGTTTCAGCCACTTCTTCAAACGTCGCACCGAGATTTCTCCGGGGGCCTACCGCGCGATAGTGTCTGCACCGGATGCCGATGATCTGGTGGAGTTGAAACGCGGCTTTGCAGACTGGCCTTGA
- a CDS encoding 3-carboxy-cis,cis-muconate cycloisomerase — protein MTNAFTRTALMGNLLQDPEIAHEFSGAVFIDRMLQFERAWTEALKTTGAVDEAAADIALQAMDAFAPDIDVLGRASEVDGLPVPELVRQLRAGLPEKAQAAIHTGATSQDVIDTSMILTACSVLNLFEWRARALLECLDDLATRFADNPIMGRTRMQAALPIMAGDRIEDWRTPLAAHFDQLPELIERISIVQVGGAVGLRATSGSCDENIATCVAELLKLRVFPVWHTDRSVMLDIGHWLTKITGTLGKVGQDIALMAQQGIDEIKLDGAGGSSSMPHKQNPIRAEILVASARVVAGHQGILAQSMIHEQERSGAAWAIEWMTLPAMFESTGASLNNADHLLRQIRQIGSGA, from the coding sequence ATGACCAATGCTTTTACCCGAACGGCCCTGATGGGTAATCTGTTGCAGGACCCAGAGATCGCCCATGAATTCTCAGGAGCGGTTTTTATCGATCGAATGCTGCAATTTGAACGGGCATGGACCGAGGCACTAAAGACAACAGGGGCTGTTGATGAGGCTGCCGCAGACATCGCGTTGCAGGCAATGGATGCGTTTGCGCCTGATATTGACGTTCTGGGCAGAGCCTCTGAGGTCGATGGTTTGCCTGTACCGGAATTGGTGCGGCAACTCAGAGCGGGGCTGCCCGAAAAAGCTCAGGCCGCGATCCATACGGGGGCGACCAGTCAGGACGTCATTGATACGAGCATGATCCTCACCGCCTGCTCGGTATTAAACCTGTTTGAATGGCGCGCCAGGGCACTGCTGGAATGTCTGGATGATCTTGCCACGCGTTTTGCGGATAACCCCATCATGGGGCGAACCCGGATGCAGGCAGCACTACCCATTATGGCAGGTGACCGGATTGAAGACTGGCGCACCCCGCTGGCTGCGCATTTTGATCAATTGCCGGAGCTCATCGAACGAATCAGTATCGTGCAGGTAGGTGGCGCGGTCGGACTTCGCGCAACCTCCGGCAGCTGCGATGAAAATATCGCTACCTGCGTGGCTGAGTTGCTCAAGCTGAGAGTATTCCCTGTCTGGCACACTGATCGCTCTGTCATGCTGGATATAGGCCATTGGCTGACAAAAATTACCGGAACGTTGGGGAAGGTCGGGCAGGACATTGCGCTGATGGCGCAGCAGGGCATTGACGAAATAAAGCTCGATGGGGCAGGAGGTTCCTCTTCCATGCCGCACAAGCAAAATCCCATCCGGGCTGAAATACTGGTTGCATCTGCACGTGTTGTTGCTGGCCATCAGGGCATATTGGCGCAGTCCATGATTCATGAACAGGAACGCTCAGGGGCTGCCTGGGCCATCGAATGGATGACATTGCCAGCCATGTTTGAATCAACCGGGGCGAGCCTTAACAATGCGGATCATCTTTTGAGGCAGATCCGACAAATCGGATCAGGAGCGTAG
- the pcaQ gene encoding pca operon transcription factor PcaQ — translation MESNKLRQIKMRHLSAFVETVRCGSLKAASERTFLTQPAISKTLKDLETILEVALMHRDRGGIELTREGAVFQHFAEQSLAALSHGLASLDALSAGTSSPLRIGALPSVAADLLPDVVLRFSELSPATPVTVEDGRIGALVDRLRSGDLDLVIGRMGRPETMTGLSFTQLYSEQVVFAVAADHPLAHAMAHECNLDALGSHRILYPPKGAAIRPLVDRFFITNGIGDWPNRLETVSSSFGRAMTLGPAAAIWIISKGVVARDIQAGRMVTLPIDTKTMAGPVGILARSEEDPTPTIRLFRQALLESRKSAEMR, via the coding sequence ATGGAAAGTAATAAACTTCGCCAGATCAAGATGCGGCACCTATCCGCATTCGTGGAAACAGTACGATGCGGCAGCTTGAAAGCCGCCTCTGAGCGTACCTTTCTGACACAGCCCGCCATCTCCAAAACCTTGAAAGACCTTGAAACCATCCTGGAGGTCGCTTTGATGCATCGAGACCGCGGCGGTATCGAATTAACTCGTGAGGGCGCCGTTTTTCAGCATTTCGCCGAACAGAGTCTGGCCGCCCTGAGCCATGGTCTGGCCAGTCTGGACGCACTGTCAGCAGGCACCTCATCACCCCTGCGCATTGGCGCGTTGCCAAGTGTTGCAGCTGATTTACTGCCTGACGTGGTTCTTCGATTTTCAGAACTTTCACCTGCCACCCCTGTAACAGTGGAAGACGGCCGTATTGGCGCATTGGTTGATCGCTTGCGTTCCGGTGACCTTGACCTGGTCATCGGACGCATGGGCAGACCTGAGACAATGACTGGCTTATCCTTTACTCAGCTATATTCTGAACAAGTTGTCTTTGCTGTTGCCGCAGATCACCCACTGGCGCATGCAATGGCGCATGAATGCAATCTCGACGCGTTGGGGAGCCACCGCATTCTTTACCCGCCCAAGGGTGCTGCGATCAGGCCTTTGGTAGATCGCTTTTTCATCACCAATGGAATTGGCGACTGGCCCAATCGGCTTGAAACCGTATCCAGCTCTTTTGGGCGTGCGATGACATTGGGACCTGCTGCAGCGATCTGGATTATCAGCAAGGGTGTAGTCGCGCGCGACATTCAGGCAGGACGAATGGTAACGCTGCCTATTGATACGAAAACAATGGCTGGACCCGTCGGCATCCTGGCTCGATCCGAGGAAGATCCGACACCCACAATCCGTCTATTCCGGCAGGCACTTCTGGAATCCAGGAAAAGTGCAGAGATGCGGTGA
- the pobA gene encoding 4-hydroxybenzoate 3-monooxygenase: MKTQVAIIGGGPAGLLLSQLLHTRGIDSVVLERKTKDYVLGRIRAGVLEQGLVKLMEEAGCAERMHAEGLTHDGTLISYGNEIFRVDFSEHTGKPVMVYGQTEVTRDLYEAREKANGKIEFEVEDVVIHGANTDLPHVYYTVDGEARRLDCDFVAGCDGFHGVSRQSIPLDVRREYEKIYPFGWLGILSETPPVNHELIYANSNRGFALCSMRNSNLSRYYIQCSLSDSPGDWTDEAFWEELKRRIPKEQADKLVTGPSIEKSIAPLRSFVTEPMRWGRLFLCGDAAHIVPPTGAKGLNTAASDVHYLYNGLREFYEKGSEEGIDTYSEKALKRVWKAERFSWWFSSLMHRYPDQSEFDLKIQVAELEFLRSNKAAQQAMAENYVGLPY; encoded by the coding sequence ATGAAGACACAAGTGGCAATCATTGGCGGAGGTCCTGCTGGCCTGCTCCTCTCACAGCTTCTGCACACCCGCGGGATTGATAGCGTGGTTCTGGAGCGCAAGACAAAGGACTACGTGCTGGGCCGTATTCGGGCTGGAGTGCTTGAGCAGGGTCTTGTCAAACTGATGGAAGAGGCGGGTTGTGCAGAGCGGATGCATGCCGAAGGCCTGACCCATGACGGCACACTTATTTCCTATGGCAATGAGATATTCCGCGTCGATTTTTCCGAGCACACCGGCAAGCCTGTCATGGTTTACGGTCAGACAGAAGTGACTCGCGATCTGTACGAAGCCCGTGAAAAAGCGAACGGCAAGATTGAGTTTGAAGTTGAAGATGTCGTTATTCACGGCGCGAACACCGACCTTCCGCATGTCTATTACACGGTTGACGGCGAAGCGCGTCGCCTTGATTGCGATTTCGTGGCAGGATGCGACGGGTTCCACGGCGTCAGCCGCCAGAGCATCCCGCTGGATGTACGGCGCGAATACGAAAAAATATATCCATTCGGCTGGTTGGGCATCCTGAGTGAGACACCGCCCGTCAATCACGAGCTCATCTATGCAAACTCCAATCGTGGCTTTGCCCTGTGTTCCATGCGCAACAGTAATCTCAGCCGATATTACATCCAGTGTTCGCTGAGCGACAGTCCCGGCGATTGGACGGATGAGGCATTCTGGGAAGAATTAAAGCGCCGCATTCCAAAAGAGCAGGCCGACAAGTTGGTGACAGGTCCTTCCATTGAAAAATCGATTGCACCATTGCGATCGTTTGTGACCGAACCCATGCGATGGGGCCGGCTGTTCCTGTGTGGCGATGCTGCGCACATTGTACCGCCCACGGGTGCCAAGGGGCTGAACACCGCCGCTTCGGACGTACACTATCTCTATAATGGATTGCGGGAATTTTATGAAAAAGGCTCAGAAGAAGGCATCGATACCTATTCAGAGAAAGCCTTGAAAAGGGTATGGAAGGCCGAGCGATTTTCCTGGTGGTTCTCGTCACTCATGCACCGCTACCCTGACCAGTCTGAGTTTGATCTGAAAATACAAGTCGCCGAACTCGAGTTCTTGCGATCAAACAAGGCTGCACAACAAGCGATGGCGGAAAATTACGTCGGGTTGCCGTACTGA